CCTGCTCCCAGAAGTTGCGCACCAGCTTCTTGTTCTCGTGGACGGACATCGGACGCCCTTTCGCGCTGCGAGGTGGCTGCGGCAGCGAGTCCCATGAGAGTGCAGGGCACAGGCCATGGAGCAAGTTAGGGGAAACCCCCAGAGCGCCTGTCCTCCCCACCGCGAAGAGCGAGTTCTCGCAAGGCAGTGCGTCCGAGCCAGACGCACCCGCGTTCTCCCAGGACGCGGCGGTGACTCAGGGCCAGATCCAGCGCCACCCGAGCATCGGCTATCCTCTCGCCTTCGGATTCCTGCTCGTGCTTCAAGGCCCAGGAAATCGCCTCGGTAACTTCCTCAAGGAGTGTGCCGGTGTCCTGCTTCCACAAGACAAACCCTGTCTTCTCCTTCAACCCCAAGAAGAAGGCCCGCCCCTTCGGAGATGGAAAGGCCGCCAAGGGGGACGACAAGGACAGTGACGCCAAAACGTCCAAGGAGGAGGTGAAGGCCACCATCGACTGCCCGCTCTGCTATGCCCTGGGCTTCCGCAGCGCGTGGCGCGAGACGCTGCTCGGTTCGCTGGCCTCGAGCACCGCGCCCAAGGCTTCCACCGCCAAGGGGGCCGACACCAAGGCTTCCGCTGCCAACAAGAAGGGCGCTCCAGTGGCACCCTCCAAGGGGCCGGACCTGGTTGTGGTCGACGGCGCCTCCTTTGAGGCGGGCTACAAAGCGTTCTGGGATCAGTCGGCGAAGGTGACGGTGGAGCGCAGCCTGCCATGGGCACCCGGGGCGGAGACGAAGTACACCCCCTCCACCAACAAAACGCCCCTGTGCTTCGACATCGTGAAGGGACAGAACGGGGAGACGTACCATGGGTTGATCGCCGCGCTGATCAGCCCGAGCGTCCAGGTGGTCATCGGGACGGAGGGAAGTCCGAAAGCGGCCTCGGCGGCCCAGAAGGAGTTCCTCTACTACTATCTGCCTCACGAGCAGATCGTGAAGGACTCGAAGAGCGCGGCCAGCAGCCGGGAGGAGTGCACGCGGCTCATCGCCCGGTTCTTCAAGGCCAACCTGCTCGTCCAGGACGAAATTCACGCCAGCTTCCGGGACTACTTCAGCGACCGAGCACTCTCCACCGCCATCAAGAACCCCTACGTGGAGGTGTCCTACCTGTCGAAGTTCTACATCAACCGCTTCCTGACCGAGGCGAACGACAACACCAAGACGAAGCTCCCCAAGGCCAGTGCGGTCAATCTCATCGCGCTGGTCTTCGTCCGACGCGGCCACGAGGCGGGGGATGCCCGGGCGATGACCCCGCAGAACCTCGCGGCCATCCTGGAGGGCTTCAAGACAGCCAATGCGGCCGAGGCGCCCAAGAAGGGCACCGCCACCGCGGCGGACGCCAAGAGCGAGTTCAAGCCCTCGGGCAAGGCCATCACGCATGTCATCCTGTTCGGAGACATCGGCCGGCTCGAGGTCGCCAAACTCCAGGAGACCTACGCCCCGGAGAAGGGAGGCTTTACCTTCATCCACCTCCCGAGCCCCTTCTTCGAGGACCCGGATGTGAAGTCCTCGGCGTCATCTCAGGCCATGCAGGCCTTCCGAGGTGTGGGCATCTTCGGCGAGAAGCCCGACCACGCTCCGACCGAGGCGAAGATGATGGCGATCTTCATCGCCTTGCAGGAGCGCTATGGAGACAAGCTCTTCGGCGTCGGCTTCCGCTCTGGCACCCTCGACGGGGCGGGCTTCCTCGGCATCCCCATCCTCTACTTCGATGACACGACCTCCAAGACGGCCAAGGAGTTCGCCCGGTATGCCGACGGCAAGTACCTCGTGAGCCTCGCCAGCGATACGACCTCCACGGACGAGAAGGAGCCTACGTTCGAGCGGATCCTCGAGCTCACGCGCGCGGTCAACACCTTCATCCGCATCAACAACGAACCCATCAAGGACAGCACGGGAAAGGTCATCGTGCTCAATGACAAGGCGCGCGCGCACCTCGTGCTGGCCTTGAGGCTGTGGATCTTCACCGACACGCCGAATCGCTCGGGCCCGCTCTGGCGGAAGCGGGTCGCCTTGCTCACCACCAAGGATCCCCGAACGGTCAAGTACCTCCAGGACCTCTTCGCCGCCTACCATGTCTCCTGAGCCTCGCGCGCCAGCGGAGCCTCGGGAGCCGGATCCGCGCGTGCGTGAGCGGGATCGGCGCCTGTCCGAGTCGACGCTCTGGGCGCTGCAGCGGCGCTACTTCGAGCGGGAGGGCGTGGACGCCTGGCGCACGATGGAGGTGCCGCACTACGTCACCTGCAACCCCGCGCTGGCGCACTCGGTGGCGCTCATCGTCTGCGGATACCTGCGAGACTGCCTGGCGGCGGAGTCCCGCCCCGGCTCGGAGCAGCCCTTCCACATCCTCGAGCTGGGGGCGGGCAGCGGGCGTTTCGGCTACCTGTTCCTGAAGGCCTGGCTCGAGCAGCGCGAGGCCTGGGGCCTGGCGCACGTGCCGGTGCGATACGTGCTGACGGACTTCACCGAGTCCAACCTGTCCTTCTGGCGCAACCACCCATCCCTGGCGCCCTTCGTGGCCCAGGGACTGCTGGACTTCGCCCTCTTCGATCTGGAGCGCAGCGCCACGCTGGAGCTGCGCGAGGCCGGAAGGGTGCTGGGTCCGGGGAGCCTGGAGCGGCCACTGCTGGTGCTGGCCAACTACGTGCTCGACAGCGTTCCGCAGGACGCCTTCCACTTCCAGGGCGGGCAGGTCCACGCGTGCCTCGCCACCCTCACCACGGAGTCGCCGGAGGTGGACCTGGGCTCCGAGGATGCGCTCTCACACCTTCGCCTGGAGCTGGGCCGCTCGCCCGTGGCCGACCCCACCCCTTATGCCGAGCCCGAGTTCAACGAGCTGCTGGGCGACTACGCCCGCCTGGTGGAGGACAGGACGCTGCTGTTTCCGGTGGTGGCGCTGCGGGGCATGCGGCGCCTGGCGGCGCTCTCGGGCGGGCGGCTGCTGCTGATCGCGGGAGACAAGGGCTACGTACGGGACGAGGAGCTGCAGGGCCAGCAGTCTCCGCACATGGCGGTGCACGGCAGCTTCTCGCTGCCGGTCAACTTCAACGCCCTGCGGCGCTGGTTCCAGCGCCAGGGAGGCGAGGTGCTCGAGCCCGCGCACCGACAGCTCAGCCTGCCGCTGGTGGCCTGCATGCTCGGTGCGCCGGCCGCGGGGACGAGAGAGAGCCGGCTGGGGTTCCACCTGGCCTTTGGCGGAGGTGGCTCGGATGACTTCTTCCGCCTGCGCCAGGGTATCCAGGACCACTACGGAGGACTGGAGTTCGACCAGCTGCTCAGCCTGCTGCGCATGAGCCGCCATGACTGCCGGATCCTCAGAGACTGTATGCCGGTGCTGTCGGCGCAGGCGGAGGCGCTCACCGACGTGCAGCGTCAGGAGTTGCGCGACGCGGTGCGGCGCACCTGGGACAATTACTTCCACATCGGCGAGGAGCGGGACCTGGCCTTCGAGTTCGCGCTGCTGCTTCACCTGGCAGGAGAGGTGGAGCAAGCCCTGGCGCTCTATCAGGAGTCCCTGCGGCTCTACGGGGAGGATCCGCGCACGCGGTGGAACATGGCGCTCTGTCTGTTTCGGCTCCATCGCCAGGAGGAGGCCGCGGGCTGTCTGGCCAGGGCCTGGGAGGTCGCGCCGGACTTCGCGCCGACCCGAGGCCTGCTCATCAAGGGAGACTGAAGCGGCCCGGCGCCCTGGCGCGGTGGGGCTCCAGCGACCTCCCCTCGTGCCAGTTCCTCGCCATGGCTCCGACGAAAAATGCCTTCTGATACGGATGCAGGCGTAAACGGCAAACCTTGAAAAAACAGCCATTTTTTGAGACTTCCCTGCGCGCGATCCCCCGAAATGGAAGGAGCACCGCATGCGGAGCCGTCTCGGCCTCGGGCCCTGGAGCTGTCTGTCCCTCTCGTTCATGTCGGTCCTGGCGCTGAGCCAGGGCTGCAACCCGGTGATGGAGGAGGAGCAGGAGACGCTGCCTGAAGCGGAGGCGCCCGCGGGCGAGGTGGCCCAGCCGCTGGCCGCGCCGGGCTTCGCCGAGCTGCACCACCACATGTTCGCCGAGGAGGCCTTCAGCGGCGGCTGGTTCCACGGCAAGCACACCGGCACCCTGGCCAGCTGCGACGGGGGCATGCCGGAGAGCTCCCACGCGCGCGTCCGCATGGACCTGAGCAACATGCTCAACCTGTGCCCCAACTCGGGCAGCGTGAACCTGGGCGGCGTGCCGCTGCTGTCCGCCTTCTTCGGCATCGGCGGCGCCGCGGCCTCGGAGTTCATCGGGAAGATCGAAGGCACCGAGGGCGACACCGGCATCCACCTGGGCCGCGCGAGCGTGAACACCCAGTGGCCACGCTGGGACACCATCGCCCACCAGCAGGCGTGGGAGGGCTGGCTCCAGAAGGCGCACCAGGGCGGCATGTCCCTGGTGATGATCTCCCTGGTGAGCAACGAGTTCCTCTGCAAGGCGCTGCCCTACCAGAACATCAAGCGCCCCTGTGACGAGATGATGGACGTGGACGTGCAGCTGCAGATGGCCCGGGACTTCGACGCGCGCACCAGCTGGGCGGAGATCGCCCTGTCGCCGGCGCACGCCCGGCAGATCATCGCCTCCGGCAAGCTGGCGATGGTGCTCTCCATCGAGTCCAGCAAGCTGTTCGGCACCAAGGACTGGCGCGCCGAGCTCAACCGCGTCTACTCGCTGGGCGTGCGCTCGCTGCAGCCGGTGCACCAGCTGGACAACCGCTTCGGCGGCGCGGCGCCCCACAACCCCATCTTCCAGGCCGCCCAGTTCCTGGAGAACTGCCACATCGACACCGACTGCGGCATCACCGGCAACGGCTTCACGCTGGGCTTCGACGTGGACGCCAACTGCAAGAACGTGAAGGGCCTGTCGGCCGACGGCAAGCTGCTGGTCCAGGAGATGATGAACAAGGGCATGCTCATCGACCTGGCGCACATGTCCGAGCGCAGCATCCAGGACACCTTCGCCCTCTCCCAGGCCCGGACGTACTACCCGCTGTACATCTCCCACGGCCACTTCCGAGAGGTGATGAACCCGGAGCTGGCCGCCACCGAGAAGACGACGCCGGCCTGGGTGGTGAAGTATGTGCGGCAGACGGGCGGCATCTTCGGCCTGCGCACCGCGCATGACGAGACGCGCGCCTACACCAAGACGACCGTGGCCAACAGCTGCCAGGGCTCCACGCGCTCGCTGGCCCAGGCCTACGAGTTCGGCCGCCAGGGCCTCAAGGTGCCCATGGCCTTCGGCGCGGACCTCAACGGCTTCATCCAGCAGACCCGCCCGCGCTTCGGCAACCACGGGGCGTGCTCGGCCGGCTTCAAGGCCGAGGCGGATGCGCAGATGAACCAGCAGCGCCTCACCGGCCCGGGCCGGCTGGGCACCGACTTCGACGTGTACGGCCTGGCCCACGTGGGCCTGCTGCCGGACGT
This DNA window, taken from Hyalangium gracile, encodes the following:
- a CDS encoding tetratricopeptide repeat protein codes for the protein MRERDRRLSESTLWALQRRYFEREGVDAWRTMEVPHYVTCNPALAHSVALIVCGYLRDCLAAESRPGSEQPFHILELGAGSGRFGYLFLKAWLEQREAWGLAHVPVRYVLTDFTESNLSFWRNHPSLAPFVAQGLLDFALFDLERSATLELREAGRVLGPGSLERPLLVLANYVLDSVPQDAFHFQGGQVHACLATLTTESPEVDLGSEDALSHLRLELGRSPVADPTPYAEPEFNELLGDYARLVEDRTLLFPVVALRGMRRLAALSGGRLLLIAGDKGYVRDEELQGQQSPHMAVHGSFSLPVNFNALRRWFQRQGGEVLEPAHRQLSLPLVACMLGAPAAGTRESRLGFHLAFGGGGSDDFFRLRQGIQDHYGGLEFDQLLSLLRMSRHDCRILRDCMPVLSAQAEALTDVQRQELRDAVRRTWDNYFHIGEERDLAFEFALLLHLAGEVEQALALYQESLRLYGEDPRTRWNMALCLFRLHRQEEAAGCLARAWEVAPDFAPTRGLLIKGD
- a CDS encoding membrane dipeptidase — translated: MRSRLGLGPWSCLSLSFMSVLALSQGCNPVMEEEQETLPEAEAPAGEVAQPLAAPGFAELHHHMFAEEAFSGGWFHGKHTGTLASCDGGMPESSHARVRMDLSNMLNLCPNSGSVNLGGVPLLSAFFGIGGAAASEFIGKIEGTEGDTGIHLGRASVNTQWPRWDTIAHQQAWEGWLQKAHQGGMSLVMISLVSNEFLCKALPYQNIKRPCDEMMDVDVQLQMARDFDARTSWAEIALSPAHARQIIASGKLAMVLSIESSKLFGTKDWRAELNRVYSLGVRSLQPVHQLDNRFGGAAPHNPIFQAAQFLENCHIDTDCGITGNGFTLGFDVDANCKNVKGLSADGKLLVQEMMNKGMLIDLAHMSERSIQDTFALSQARTYYPLYISHGHFREVMNPELAATEKTTPAWVVKYVRQTGGIFGLRTAHDETRAYTKTTVANSCQGSTRSLAQAYEFGRQGLKVPMAFGADLNGFIQQTRPRFGNHGACSAGFKAEADAQMNQQRLTGPGRLGTDFDVYGLAHVGLLPDVVRDLKQLGVNTAGLEGSTETFIQMWERANTTRTGMANAATDIDTSGVAAYVPKATREAQYPQICGKAYAPNSKQVGDTCRFAQECVSGTCSTTEGCSGSTGTCICDADSDCATGYYCGRGLNLGSCMKKKPRGELCTGGWECLSGKCSWLTCT